One window of Equus asinus isolate D_3611 breed Donkey chromosome 7, EquAss-T2T_v2, whole genome shotgun sequence genomic DNA carries:
- the TNFAIP2 gene encoding tumor necrosis factor alpha-induced protein 2 encodes MLKMMTFFQGLPGQQPVPGTLDFPRRPQKLSSTSEAESEASMSEASSEDLVPPLEAEVAPDRGKEEAVKKKKKKPKGLANMFSVFTKGRKKKGQPSSAEPEGPPESAPGLGGQPPGQLPTVEELKADLERGRLETARPLLALERELQAAAAAGGASQEELVRRQSKVEALYALLRDQVLGLLRRPLETAPERLRQALAVLAEQEREDRQAAAAAAGSGPSVLAATRPRGWLQLWRRDVAQAAEERLGRQPAEGAEGRSEAERIFLHMGRTMKEDLEAVVERLKPLFPAEFGVVAAYAESYHEHFAAQLAAMAQFELCERDTYMLLVWVQNLYPNDIINSPKLAHELQALGLGSLLPPGQIRQLEATFLSNEVASVKEMMARALDLESQRWAEDVAPQRLDGHCHSELAIDIIQIISQGQAKAESINLELGLQIKHMLLVELAAFLKSYQHAFGEFLERCKQLRNYRANVIANINNCLSFRTSMEQKWQTSQDLPSHLLGPLSELKSHSFDTLLQNLFGDLKPLFKKFTQTRWAAPTQTLEEIISTVGKRLPEFSELHDCFRQELMEVVHLHLVKEYIIRLSKRRLVLKTAEQQEELAGHILANAQLIQVFCTQNGSPAAWLHHALPTLAEIIRLQDPSAIKIEVATYATSYPDFSKGHLSAILAIKGNLSNSDVKSIRSILDIDMGVHQPFKSLFSLIKVG; translated from the exons ATGCTGAAGATGATGACCTTCTTCCAAGGCCTTCCAGGCCAGCAGCCTGTGCCAGGGACCCTTGACTTTCCCAGAAGGCCCCAGAAGTTGTCCTCCACGTCAGAGGCCGAGTCAGAGGCCTCCATGTCAGAAGCCTCCTCTGAGGACCTGGTGCCACCCTTGGAGGCTGAGGTAGCCCCCGATAGGGGCAAGGAAGAGGctgtgaagaagaagaagaagaagccaaAAGGACTAGCCAACATGTTCAGCGTCTTCAccaaagggaggaagaagaaggggcAGCCCAGCTCAGCAGAGCCAGAGGGCCCCCCCGAGTCTGCGCCCGGGCTGGGTGGCCAGCCACCCGGCCAGCTGCCCACAG TGGAGGAGCTCAAGGCGGACCTGGAGCGCGGGCGGCTGGAGACGGCGCGGCCGCTGCTGGCGCTGGAGCGGGAGctgcaggcggcggcggcggcgggaggcgCGAGCCAGGAGGAGCTGGTGCGGCGCCAGAGCAAGGTGGAGGCGCTGTACGCGCTGCTGCGCGACCAGGTGCTCGGCCTGCTGCGACGGCCGCTGGAGACGGCGCCCGAGCGGCTGCGCCAGGCGCTGGCCGTGCTGGCCGAGCAGGAGCGCGAGGaccgccaggcggcggcggcggccgcggggtCTGGGCCCTCGGTGCTGGCCGCCACGCGCCCGCGGGGCTGGCTGCAGCTGTGGCGGCGCGACGTGGCGCAGGCGGCCGAGGAACGCCTGGGCCGGCAGCCGGCCGAGGGCGCCGAGGGCCGCTCGGAGGCCGAGCGCATCTTCCTGCACATGGGCCGCACCATGAAGGAGGACCTGGAGGCCGTGGTGGAGCGGCTGAAGCCGCTGTTCCCCGCCGAGTTCGGCGTCGTGGCGGCCTACGCCGAGAGCTACCACGAGCACTTCGCGGCCCAGCTGGCGGCCATGGCGCAGTTCGAGCTGTGCGAGCGCGACACCTACATGCTCCTGGTCTGGGTGCAGAACCTCTACCCCAA TGACATCATCAACAGCCCCAAGCTGGCGCACGAGCTGCAAGCACTTGGGCTTGGGAGCCTCCTGCCCCCCGGGCAGATCCGGCAGCTGGAGGCCACGTTCCTGTCCAATGAGGTG gccAGTGTGAAGGAGATGATGGCCCGCGCCCTGGACCTGGAGTCGCAGCGCTGGGCCGAGGATGTGGCCCCCCAGAGGTTGGACGGCCACTGCCACAGTGAGCTGGCCATTGACATCATCCAG ATCATCTCCCAGGGCCAGGCCAAGGCCGAGAGCATCAACCTGGAGCTGGGCCTGCAGATAAAGCACATGCTGCTGGTGGAGCTAGCTGCGTTCCTGAAGAG CTACCAGCATGCCTTTGGTGAATTTCTGGAGAGGTGCAAACAGCTGAGAAATTACAGGGCCAATGTCATCGCCAACATCAACAACTGCCTGTCCTTCCG GACATCCATGGAGCAGAAGTGGCAGACATCACAGGACCTCCCGAGCCACCTGCTGGGCCCACTGAGTGAACTCAAGAGTCACAGCTTTGACACCCTGCTCCAGAACCTGTTCGGGGACCTGAAG CCACTGTTCAAGAAGTTCACGCAGACCCGCTGGGCGGCCCCCACACAGACCCTGGAGGAAATCATCTCCACCGTGGGCAAAAGGCTGCCCGAGTTCTCAGAACTGCATGACTGTTTCCGGCAG GAGCTCATGGAGGTCGTCCACCTGCACCTGGTGAAGGAGTACATCATCCGCCTCAGCAAGCGGCGCCTGGTCCTCAAGACGGCAGAGCAGCAGGAGGAACTGGCGGGGCACATCCTGGCCAATGCCCAGCTCATCCAGGTCTTCTGCACACAGAAT GGCTCCCCGGCGGCCTGGCTGCATCACGCCCTGCCCACGCTTGCTGAGATCATCCGCCTGCAAGACCCCAGTGCCATCAAGATCGAGGTGGCCACTTATGCCACCTCTTACCCAGACTTCAG CAAAGGCCACCTGAGTGCCATCTTGGCCATCAAGGGGAACCTGTCAAACAGTGACGTCAAGAGCATCCGGAGCATCCTGGACATCGACATGGGGGTGCACCAGCCCTTCAAGTCCCTATTTTCACTTATAAAGGTTGGTTAG